A genomic window from Methanovulcanius yangii includes:
- a CDS encoding TrkH family potassium uptake protein encodes MNRFQQYLVVTDDIGLILRYISAGTCIPLIVAVIFGELDMIMPMVTVPVALFCIGSLFLELPRSDKDPKLSQALFAVATIWIICALVGALPFVFGAGMPYLDAVFEAMSGWTDTGMTMSRDVDALPETLIFWRTLMEWFGGIGIVAFSVAFLNRSSVSSLRLYSSERMEGKKDAYFPSAVEQGKNLWKIYLALTVAGTLLIYLSGVTLWDALNIAMTAISTGGFTIHNGGIGYYDNRLLEMLIIPVMIAGALPFKLYFLLHRTHKFRILEDDQAKLLFAIILAGFVLITADLLAFNKMDPFSAVVNGLFMASAAATSTGFQTADISLWAPVSILILTVMVFVGGSSGSTAGGVKLSRVMIGFKGIKWWFQRSFKSTKAVIPFRYNGKNIIKSEAELEVSRNMLTMVLFIITIAISMIAIMHFERPDIDTSLIIFDVISATCNNGISTGFVSPDMSAASKIVLILQMWLGRLEVMAVIVFFIGLIRGFEW; translated from the coding sequence ATGAACCGCTTCCAGCAGTACCTGGTCGTCACCGATGATATCGGCCTGATCCTCAGGTACATCAGCGCAGGAACCTGCATCCCTCTGATCGTTGCCGTGATCTTCGGGGAGTTGGACATGATCATGCCGATGGTCACAGTCCCCGTCGCCCTCTTCTGCATCGGATCCCTCTTTCTGGAGCTTCCTCGCAGTGATAAGGATCCAAAACTTTCCCAGGCGCTCTTTGCCGTTGCAACGATATGGATCATCTGTGCGCTGGTCGGAGCCCTCCCGTTCGTCTTCGGTGCAGGAATGCCATACCTCGACGCGGTATTCGAGGCGATGTCGGGATGGACGGATACGGGAATGACGATGTCCCGTGACGTGGATGCCCTCCCGGAGACCCTCATCTTCTGGCGGACTCTCATGGAATGGTTCGGGGGCATTGGCATCGTGGCATTCAGCGTGGCATTTCTGAACCGCTCCTCTGTCTCGTCGCTGCGGCTCTACAGTTCCGAGCGGATGGAGGGGAAGAAGGATGCCTATTTCCCGAGTGCTGTAGAACAGGGTAAAAATCTCTGGAAGATATACCTTGCACTGACCGTCGCGGGCACCCTCCTCATCTACCTCTCGGGGGTGACGCTGTGGGATGCCCTCAATATCGCGATGACGGCCATCTCAACCGGTGGATTTACCATCCACAACGGGGGAATCGGGTACTATGACAACCGTCTCCTCGAAATGCTGATCATTCCGGTGATGATTGCAGGAGCCCTGCCGTTCAAACTCTACTTCCTCCTCCATCGCACCCATAAGTTCAGGATTCTGGAGGATGATCAGGCGAAACTGCTCTTTGCGATAATCCTTGCGGGCTTCGTACTCATTACAGCGGACCTGCTGGCATTCAACAAGATGGACCCGTTCTCGGCGGTCGTCAACGGGCTGTTCATGGCATCCGCCGCTGCAACGAGTACCGGATTCCAGACTGCAGATATCTCGCTCTGGGCGCCGGTTTCCATCCTGATTCTCACGGTCATGGTCTTCGTCGGTGGTTCGAGCGGAAGTACGGCAGGGGGTGTCAAGCTCTCCCGTGTGATGATCGGTTTCAAGGGGATCAAATGGTGGTTCCAGCGGTCGTTCAAGAGCACAAAGGCGGTCATCCCCTTCCGGTACAACGGGAAGAATATCATCAAATCCGAGGCGGAACTGGAGGTGTCGCGCAACATGCTCACCATGGTGCTCTTCATCATCACGATTGCAATTTCGATGATTGCGATTATGCACTTCGAACGGCCGGATATCGATACCAGCCTCATCATCTTCGATGTCATCTCGGCGACCTGCAACAACGGCATCTCCACCGGGTTCGTCTCCCCGGACATGTCCGCGGCATCCAAGATCGTGCTCATCCTTCAGATGTGGCTCGGACGTCTTGAAGTGATGGCGGTGATCGTATTCTTCATCGGCCTCATCCGCGGGTTTGAGTGGTAG
- a CDS encoding nitrogenase component 1: MNSKHLPESTSRFEGCTVMGALSVSAFLNDAVTIVHGPDGCTHINTSLLHTTLLEHDIYTIPRIISSGLGEEEVIFGGEEALADAISFAAEGGPSAVCVISTCVTETIGDDTAAVCARDWDVPVVHIESSGFLGGTFHSGYASALFALSDFIEPSVSRDGGVNLIGEKNLEFEVEANHAEVARLLEALGLEVNVRFVRNVSPEDIRGMGAGCLNVMREDPQGTLSRHFDALTGTPSISSFPAGLAGTIAFLGEAGRLTGIDATDAIREEKARQEELADDFSDLAGACITFDNFGFQSAESDLFEEIASHLEIHVAPEGTVIPVPFCMPVGTSGIRGMLRQWRRFIDGQAM, encoded by the coding sequence ATGAACTCGAAGCACTTGCCAGAAAGCACATCCCGGTTTGAAGGCTGTACCGTTATGGGGGCGCTTTCCGTGAGCGCCTTTCTGAATGACGCGGTAACAATCGTCCACGGTCCGGACGGATGTACCCATATCAATACCTCGCTTTTGCACACCACTCTCCTCGAGCACGACATCTATACCATACCCCGGATCATATCGAGCGGGCTTGGGGAAGAGGAGGTAATCTTCGGGGGAGAGGAGGCACTGGCGGATGCCATTTCCTTTGCTGCCGAAGGGGGGCCGTCGGCCGTCTGCGTCATATCGACCTGCGTCACCGAAACCATCGGGGATGATACGGCGGCGGTCTGCGCAAGGGACTGGGATGTACCTGTGGTGCATATCGAAAGCTCGGGTTTTCTTGGCGGAACGTTTCACTCCGGATACGCAAGCGCTCTTTTCGCCCTCTCAGATTTCATCGAACCATCGGTGTCCCGCGACGGAGGGGTGAACCTGATCGGGGAGAAGAACCTCGAGTTCGAGGTGGAGGCCAACCATGCCGAGGTGGCACGTCTCCTGGAGGCCCTTGGCCTTGAGGTCAATGTCCGGTTCGTCCGGAACGTCTCTCCGGAAGATATCCGTGGTATGGGTGCGGGATGCCTGAACGTGATGCGGGAAGACCCGCAGGGCACCCTCTCCCGTCATTTCGATGCTCTCACCGGCACCCCGTCAATATCCTCGTTTCCGGCAGGACTTGCCGGAACGATTGCGTTTCTCGGGGAGGCAGGCAGACTGACCGGCATCGATGCGACCGATGCCATACGGGAGGAGAAGGCGCGACAGGAAGAGCTTGCAGATGATTTCAGCGACCTGGCCGGAGCGTGTATCACCTTCGATAATTTCGGGTTTCAGTCAGCGGAGAGTGATCTCTTCGAGGAGATCGCATCCCACCTTGAAATACACGTGGCGCCGGAAGGAACAGTGATCCCCGTCCCGTTTTGTATGCCGGTCGGGACATCCGGTATCCGTGGAATGCTCAGGCAGTGGAGGAGGTTTATCGATGGGCAGGCCATGTGA
- a CDS encoding desulfoferrodoxin family protein, producing MDEKLLFFKCKGCNGTIMAMDALMCKAPTPDALSVSCAGTEMDLLEEQIADPATQKHVPIVEKAEGGIKVKVGSTAHPMEEEHYIMWIAVQKGRDVMIHYLKPGDAPEAFFPGVDTEVKAFECCNIHNLWVNR from the coding sequence ATGGATGAGAAACTATTATTTTTCAAATGCAAGGGGTGCAACGGCACCATCATGGCAATGGATGCGCTGATGTGCAAGGCCCCGACACCGGATGCACTATCGGTCTCCTGTGCCGGAACCGAGATGGATCTTCTCGAGGAGCAGATTGCGGATCCGGCCACCCAGAAGCATGTTCCGATCGTCGAAAAGGCAGAAGGAGGCATCAAGGTAAAGGTGGGTTCGACCGCCCATCCGATGGAGGAGGAGCATTATATCATGTGGATTGCGGTCCAGAAGGGGCGGGATGTGATGATCCATTATCTCAAACCCGGCGATGCCCCCGAGGCGTTCTTCCCCGGCGTCGACACCGAAGTGAAGGCATTTGAATGCTGTAACATTCACAATCTCTGGGTCAACAGGTGA
- a CDS encoding YqhA family protein — protein MFLKNVTLLTYIVVIAAVSSFAGSVLMFIIGFEKTISAWYYFIGGVEPLFPPEAVPVHLTSSNVATVIVIQATDAFLLALVLMIFGFGVYYLFLANDEEKQQSYLPNWLKMKNIIDLKMILGQVIVFILFVHYLEMAVLVGFEHLTYENLVIPIAIVLLSVSLMVVKRGTEDAGE, from the coding sequence ATGTTTCTGAAAAATGTGACGCTGTTGACATATATCGTCGTCATTGCCGCCGTATCCTCATTTGCAGGGTCGGTGCTCATGTTTATCATCGGATTTGAGAAGACCATCTCCGCGTGGTACTATTTCATCGGAGGCGTCGAACCCCTGTTTCCCCCGGAGGCGGTCCCCGTCCATCTGACATCGTCGAATGTTGCGACCGTGATTGTCATACAGGCAACGGATGCCTTTCTTCTCGCCCTCGTTCTGATGATCTTCGGGTTCGGGGTGTATTACCTCTTCCTGGCAAATGATGAGGAGAAACAGCAGTCCTACCTCCCAAATTGGCTGAAGATGAAAAATATCATCGACCTGAAGATGATCCTCGGACAGGTGATCGTCTTCATTCTCTTCGTCCATTACCTCGAGATGGCGGTTCTTGTAGGGTTTGAACATCTCACCTACGAAAACCTGGTCATCCCGATTGCCATCGTCCTCCTCTCGGTCAGTCTGATGGTTGTGAAAAGAGGGACCGAGGATGCCGGGGAGTAA
- a CDS encoding FprA family A-type flavoprotein, with protein MAAREIVPDVYSVGVIDWDRAVFDELMRLNDGTSYNAYVVRGSEKTALIDTVDSDFEETYISNLVRAGLTSIDYIVVNHAEQDHSGSLPLVLELFPQAVVVTTEKGRDLCGSLHHVPPERVMVVGEGDTLSLGNKTLTFLSTPWVHWPETMMTYLEEDKILFSCDLFGAHIASSSLFGDASCRYQVAARQYYAEIMQPFRKKVGEYTARVRALGPAIIAPSHGPLHRAPAGILDLYEDWTSDEVKNLVVIPYVSMHGSTREMVVRLVEHLIERGIEVRPYDLGRCEPGQVAYDLVDAATIILGAPTMLFGPHPKAAHVAFITNLLKPRAKWIGVIGSYGWGGKTVEDLTAMLAKVDAEMLDPVYVKGKSDEETNVAIARLAGEIYKRHQDHSLV; from the coding sequence ATGGCAGCCCGCGAAATTGTTCCCGACGTCTACAGCGTGGGTGTTATCGACTGGGATCGTGCCGTCTTCGATGAGCTGATGAGGCTGAATGACGGGACGAGCTACAATGCATACGTCGTCCGTGGTTCGGAGAAGACCGCCCTCATCGATACGGTAGACTCCGACTTCGAGGAGACCTACATCAGCAATCTCGTCCGTGCCGGTCTCACATCCATCGATTATATCGTCGTCAATCATGCAGAACAGGATCATTCCGGGTCGCTCCCCCTGGTTCTCGAGCTCTTTCCGCAGGCTGTGGTCGTGACGACGGAGAAGGGACGGGATCTCTGCGGCAGCCTCCACCATGTCCCGCCCGAACGTGTCATGGTGGTCGGCGAAGGCGACACCCTCTCACTGGGAAATAAGACCCTCACGTTCCTGAGCACTCCATGGGTTCACTGGCCGGAGACGATGATGACCTATCTCGAGGAGGATAAGATTCTCTTCTCCTGCGATCTCTTCGGTGCCCACATTGCATCAAGCTCACTCTTTGGCGATGCCTCCTGCCGCTATCAGGTGGCCGCGAGGCAGTACTATGCGGAGATCATGCAGCCGTTCAGAAAGAAGGTCGGGGAATACACAGCCCGGGTACGTGCGCTGGGACCGGCCATCATTGCACCAAGCCATGGCCCCCTCCATCGGGCCCCCGCCGGCATTCTCGATTTATACGAGGATTGGACCTCCGATGAAGTGAAAAACCTCGTCGTCATTCCCTATGTCTCGATGCACGGGAGTACCCGTGAGATGGTGGTCCGCCTTGTGGAACATCTCATCGAGCGCGGCATCGAGGTGCGCCCGTACGATCTCGGCCGCTGCGAACCGGGGCAGGTTGCCTATGATCTGGTCGATGCGGCAACGATCATTCTCGGTGCTCCGACGATGCTCTTTGGTCCTCACCCAAAGGCGGCACATGTTGCCTTTATCACCAATCTCCTCAAACCCCGCGCAAAATGGATCGGGGTGATCGGGTCCTACGGGTGGGGTGGAAAGACGGTCGAAGACCTCACCGCGATGCTTGCCAAGGTGGATGCGGAGATGCTCGACCCCGTCTATGTAAAGGGGAAATCCGACGAGGAGACCAATGTCGCCATTGCCCGTCTTGCGGGGGAAATCTATAAACGCCATCAGGATCATTCCCTCGTCTGA
- a CDS encoding rubredoxin: MSNIAGLQLSCATASLTAGYGLSCTDARDGSPLTEGNDMSTMRKMKCQICGHVYDPSKKRTDVEPGIAFEDLPDAWHCPICGAEKKNFREMS; encoded by the coding sequence ATGTCTAATATTGCCGGGTTGCAATTATCCTGTGCGACTGCCTCCCTGACGGCCGGATACGGCCTTTCCTGTACGGATGCACGGGACGGCAGCCCTCTGACGGAGGGAAATGACATGAGCACGATGCGGAAGATGAAATGCCAGATATGCGGTCATGTATATGACCCGTCCAAAAAGCGGACCGATGTAGAACCCGGAATTGCGTTTGAGGATCTGCCGGATGCATGGCACTGCCCGATCTGCGGTGCGGAGAAGAAGAACTTCAGGGAGATGTCCTGA
- the cfbC gene encoding Ni-sirohydrochlorin a,c-diamide reductive cyclase ATP-dependent reductase subunit, protein MKQIALYGKGGIGKSTTSANLSAALADTGCDVMQIGCDPKHDSTRMLMHGEWIPTVLDLVREKGDRIGVDEVVFEGYGGIRCVEAGGPDPGIGCAGRGIIATFQLLQKLDALYGDVIVYDVLGDVVCGGFAMPMREGYAQEIYLVTSGEFMSLYAANNICKAIARLSKRSKAKCALGGVICNAKNIPGEEELVREFADMVGSRLIAYIPRDGVVQVAEVNQQTVIEFAPDSAQAAVYRHLAETIQTNTETSIPTPLEMHELEALARKHIPV, encoded by the coding sequence ATGAAACAAATCGCCCTGTATGGAAAGGGTGGCATTGGAAAATCCACTACCTCGGCAAATCTCTCGGCAGCCCTCGCTGACACCGGCTGCGATGTGATGCAGATCGGGTGCGACCCGAAGCATGACAGTACGAGAATGCTGATGCACGGGGAGTGGATTCCGACAGTTCTGGATCTTGTCCGGGAAAAAGGGGACAGGATCGGGGTTGATGAGGTGGTTTTCGAGGGGTACGGCGGAATACGGTGCGTCGAGGCGGGGGGTCCCGACCCCGGCATCGGCTGTGCGGGCCGCGGGATCATTGCCACGTTTCAGCTCCTCCAGAAACTCGATGCCCTCTACGGGGATGTCATTGTCTATGATGTGCTCGGTGATGTGGTCTGCGGCGGATTTGCCATGCCAATGCGGGAGGGGTATGCGCAGGAGATCTATCTCGTCACATCCGGGGAGTTCATGTCCCTCTATGCGGCCAATAATATCTGCAAGGCCATAGCACGCCTCTCAAAAAGAAGCAAGGCCAAATGCGCACTGGGCGGCGTGATCTGCAATGCCAAGAATATTCCCGGGGAAGAGGAGCTTGTACGGGAATTTGCCGATATGGTGGGGTCGCGCCTCATCGCCTACATCCCACGTGACGGGGTCGTGCAGGTTGCTGAAGTCAACCAGCAGACGGTCATCGAGTTTGCCCCTGATTCGGCGCAGGCGGCAGTGTACCGGCATCTTGCCGAGACAATACAGACCAACACCGAAACGTCCATCCCGACTCCGCTGGAGATGCATGAACTCGAAGCACTTGCCAGAAAGCACATCCCGGTTTGA
- a CDS encoding nitrogenase component 1, with the protein MGRPCENPVWPCAMVGAASALAAVDGVGVVIHGSSACYFYADAVIPDPLNCTYLLEHEVVFGTEDRLREVVEGVSPLCEQVAVVNSCVPSTIGEDIRQFLDDHQAVVVDAPGYAGDLGEGFRRGVAALSPVVDPSRPGVNLDGCISTDLFSTGNRREAERLCAMAGIPVAACYCSDTLASVRHPAPVTISLVPDMATGIGKNAGALLGLSDVRDAFVRLSSLCPDADITPVMDEAEAAEERIIIACDRYLRVHDPPLVGVVAMAGYAGMIADLCTTYLDADIAFMASRTVPPENRRDIVYAPDIGSVRACLEGTTPDIIFGSAYEGALAPAAVQVQVTLPMKKSLMLVNRPLAGIEGALWVIERVLAAGLSSS; encoded by the coding sequence ATGGGCAGGCCATGTGAGAACCCGGTCTGGCCCTGTGCCATGGTGGGGGCGGCATCGGCGCTTGCGGCGGTCGACGGTGTGGGAGTGGTCATCCACGGTTCCTCCGCCTGTTACTTCTATGCCGATGCCGTCATCCCCGACCCTCTCAACTGCACCTATCTCCTCGAGCATGAGGTGGTCTTCGGGACCGAAGACCGGCTGCGCGAGGTCGTCGAGGGGGTCTCCCCTCTCTGCGAACAGGTGGCGGTGGTCAATTCATGCGTCCCCTCGACCATCGGTGAGGATATCCGGCAGTTTCTGGATGATCATCAGGCGGTTGTTGTGGATGCCCCCGGATACGCGGGTGATCTCGGGGAAGGATTCCGGCGTGGCGTAGCGGCCCTCAGCCCCGTCGTCGACCCGTCACGGCCAGGGGTCAATCTGGACGGCTGCATATCGACCGATCTCTTCTCCACCGGCAACCGCCGTGAGGCAGAACGTCTCTGTGCCATGGCGGGCATCCCGGTCGCAGCGTGCTACTGCTCCGATACCCTCGCCTCCGTTCGCCACCCTGCGCCGGTGACGATCTCCCTTGTGCCGGACATGGCGACCGGCATCGGGAAGAACGCAGGGGCATTGCTGGGTCTTTCGGACGTTCGGGATGCGTTCGTACGGCTCTCCTCTCTCTGCCCGGATGCCGATATTACGCCGGTGATGGATGAGGCGGAAGCCGCGGAGGAGCGGATCATCATCGCCTGTGACCGCTATCTCAGGGTGCATGATCCGCCGTTGGTGGGCGTTGTTGCGATGGCCGGATATGCCGGGATGATCGCTGATCTCTGCACCACCTACCTCGATGCGGATATTGCCTTCATGGCGTCCCGGACGGTGCCGCCGGAGAATCGGCGTGACATCGTCTATGCCCCTGATATCGGGTCGGTCAGGGCCTGCCTTGAGGGGACAACGCCGGATATCATCTTCGGGTCCGCCTATGAGGGAGCCCTCGCACCGGCGGCCGTGCAGGTCCAGGTCACCCTCCCGATGAAGAAGTCACTGATGCTCGTCAACAGGCCGCTTGCCGGCATAGAAGGGGCACTCTGGGTCATCGAGCGGGTCCTTGCAGCCGGCCTCTCCTCCTCTTAA